The Gloeomargarita sp. SKYB120 sequence TAGGATGGGTCCTGATTCGGCGACCGCCGCTCCGGTTAGCCCGTTCCCTCTTGCTGGGTGCGCACCTGGTTTCAGTTTCGGAGTGAGAAAGTACGACCGCTTACCGGCGGTCAAACAACCCCACACTTGACACAGACCAGCGGCTCTGGGGAGCTTCGTCTGCGGCGCTGTTTGTTGCTATTCGGTTGTCCAGGTTCAAGCAGCTTTACGCTGGTAGTAAGCGCTCAGAGCAACTTGCAGCGCTCGTTGCCAGGGAGCTGCTTCTCCGCCCGCGCCTGCACGTCCGCCTACGCCATCTCCCGCAGGTCTGTTATAGCCAAGCTTTTTAAGGTTGTCATATAATGAACGTGTTGCTAGGGAGTGAGAAAATGCCCAGACCATATAACTAGAAGCCATCTTGAATGGCGCCACTATCATGGAAGTCAGTCAGTTCCTAAAGGTCAGCTATCGAACGGTACAACGCTGGCTCAGACAAGGGTTAGAAACCGGGGACGTTCACCCCAAGGAAGGCTATCAAAAAGGCCATCGTCATAAGCTGAAAGACCTAGAAGAATTCCAGCGGTTTGTGGATTAACGGGAGATGGCCGCTCACTTCGGTGTGAGTTAAGGCTCTGCAAAAGATAGGCTATAACCACAAAAAAAACCTATTTCTAAGAGTGACAGGCTTAC is a genomic window containing:
- a CDS encoding helix-turn-helix domain-containing protein, coding for MNGATIMEVSQFLKVSYRTVQRWLRQGLETGDVHPKEGYQKGHRHKLKDLEEFQRFVD